One Fusarium falciforme chromosome 1, complete sequence genomic window carries:
- a CDS encoding J domain-containing protein, with protein sequence MVVDTAYYDTLGVQPTATELEIKKAYRKMAIVHHPDKNPNDPTAHEKFQAIGEAYQVLSDTDLRKAYDKFGKDSARPQEGFADPAEFFSSIFGGDAFVDWIGEISLMKDLTATMDITMQEEEEAAAAEAAAQAAEGDFPGTEEAKKESMKDQEKRAEEKKAAAAEEEAGPPPPPYSEAAADDKETKPTYTPPPAAAAGPSGTESPLPRSDANSPAPSSASRSRTQIPLRPALADKSHEDILLDEAAKGELTEEELKRKEKKKGLSKEQREQLAAYEKERARIRQERVDTLARKLQDRLSVWTETDKGNDVTKAFQEKMRLEVENLKMESFGIDILHAIGQTYVSKASTLLRSQKFLGIGGFFSRLRDKGTLVKETWNTISSAIDAQQTMEDMAKMEEKGGEDWTEEKRAEYERRVTGKILTAAWRGSKFEIQSVLREVCDSILNDKKVPLNKRLERAQALVLIGDIFMKAERSPEEEGDYLVFEQLVAEAAMKKEEDHKKKKERKHGKEKEPSSP encoded by the exons ATGGTCGTCGATACCGCCTACTACGACACCTTGGGCGTCCAGCCCACAGCCACCGAGCTGGAAATCAAGAAGGCCTATCGCAAGATGGCCATCGTCCACCACCCAG ACAAAAACCCCAACGATCCCACCGCACATGAAAAATTCCAGGCCATCGGCGAGGCCTACCAGGTCCTCTCCGACACCGACTTGCGGAAAGCCTACGATAAGTTCGGAAAGGACAGCGCAAGACCTCAGGAAGGTTTCGCCGACCCCGCCGAGTTCTTCAGCTCCATCTTTGGCGGGGATGCCTTTGTCGACTGGATCGGCGAGATCAGCCTTATGAAGGACCTCACCGCGACCATGGATATCACGatgcaggaggaggaagaggccgctgccgccgaggCTGCCGCGCAGGCTGCCGAGGGGGACTTCCCCGGTACtgaagaggccaagaaggagagcaTGAAGGACCAGGAGAAGAGggcagaggagaagaaggccgccgctgctgaggaagaagctggccCACCACCCCCTCCATACTCCGAGGCCGCTGCCGACGACAAAGAGACAAAGCCTACCTATACTCCTCCCCCGGCTGCCGCCGCAGGCCCCTCGGGCACCGAGtcccctcttcctcgatCCGATGCCAACTCACCCGcaccctcctcggcctcccgAAGCCGAACCCAGATTCCCCTCCGACCTGCCCTGGCCGACAAGTCCCACGAGGATATCCTCCTCGatgaggctgccaagggtGAACTgacagaggaggagctgaagcgcaaggagaagaagaagggtctGAGCAAGGAGCAGAGGGAGCAGCTGGCAGCTtacgagaaggagagggcCCGAATCCGACAGGAGCGTGTCGATACCCTCGCACGCAAGCTCCAGGATCGCCTCAGCGTGTGGACCGAGACAGACAAGGGCAACGACGTCACCAAGGCCTTCCAGGAAAAGATGCGCCTCGAGGTGGAGAACCTCAAGATGGAATCATTCGGTATTGACATCCTGCACGCCATTGGTCAGACGTATGTGTCCAAGGCTTCAACTCTGCTGCGCAGTCAGAAGTTCCTCGGCATCGGCGGCTTCTTCAGCAGGCTCCGCGACAAGGGAACCCTCGTCAAGGAGACATGGAACACCATCAGCAGCGCCATCGATGCCCAGCAGACCATGGAGgacatggccaagatggaggagaagggtggTGAGGACTGGACCGAGGAGAAGCGTGCTGAATATGAGCGCCGCGTCACCGGAAAGATTCTCACTGCGGCCTGGAGGGGAAGCAAGTTTGAGATTCAGAGCGTCCTGCGTGAGGTGTGTGACAGCATCCTCAACGACAAGAAGGTTCCTCTCAACAAGCGGCTGGAGCGAGCCCAGGCTCTGGTCCTCATTGGTGACATCTTTATGAAG GCTGAGCGTTCACCCGAAGAAGAGGGTGACTATCTCGTCTTTGAGCAGCTTGTCGCCGAAGCAGCcatgaagaaggaagaggatcacaagaagaagaaggaacgCAAGCACGGCAAAGAGAAGGAGCCTTCCTCCCCCTGA
- a CDS encoding Cytochrome b5 heme-binding domain-containing protein, with translation MGVIGISLIVASVVWVLVRPPSWIPSPLQILLRWRGSPPATITDSKTDPSTADADSGSDMGPSASPGPRVLVSLDHEVEPALRTRTDPADKPVDRTTRASSSDPDRLHQPLGQGLVASSSQQSQPAKHDTASMPPPPLPKIVSQPPPPTIAEPDEQTTPKATAVSDPPSLPVPTFSLDNAAPAPSSHPAPPRNPTVRGPAPSIAAPSLGPSMMPPPPRPGRLPPMPSSATPINRVSSSTSSSSGRLPSLAQFPAPNSAQRARGPVPNRGPASSGLAPPPTHSSKPSKPSRKVLLTPGHSPLDWARISGPNSDLRGVDPSTPYLRVTPSMLKVQTGRKGKDAWMALNGKVYNITPYADFHPGGVPELLRGAGRDGTKLFGEIHPWVNYETMLSACLVGLLVEESEGVESQMDGMD, from the coding sequence ATGGGCGTCATAGGGATATCGCTGATTGTCGCCTCGGTCGTCTGGGTCCTCGTGCGACCGCCGTCATGGATCCCTTCGCCCTTGCAGATCCTCCTGCGATGGAGAGGCAGCCCTCCTGCCACTATCACGGACAGCAAGACCGATCCCTCGACGGCCGATGCTGACTCTGGCTCTGATATGGGGCCTAGCGCAAGCCCTGGGCCCCGTGTCCTGGTGTCGTTGGATCACGAGGTGGAACCGGCCCTCCGCACCCGGACTGATCCGGCCGACAAGCCTGTCGACCGTACCACTCGAGCTTCTTCGTCTGACCCTGACCGCCTCCACCAGCCTCTCGGTCAGGGCCTCGTCGCCAGTTCCTCACAGCAGTCTCAGCCCGCCAAGCACGATACCGCTTCTATGCCTCCACCCCCACTGCCAAAGATCGTCtcgcaacctcctcctccaaccatCGCTGAGCCTGATGAGCAAACCACTCCCAAGGCTACTGCCGTCTCCGATCCTCCCTCCCTTCCCGTACCCACCTTTTCACTCGACAATGCTGCCCCGGCGCCTAGCTCCCACCCCGCTCCGCCCCGGAACCCCACCGTTCGCGGCCCCGCCCCCTCCATCGCCGCTCCGTCCTTGGGCCCGTCCATGATGCCACCTCCTCCGCGCCCAGGACGACTTCCTCCCATGCCATCCTCCGCAACACCCATCAACCGCGTCTCTTCCTCAACTTCATCGTCTTCCGGCCGCCTTCCGTCTCTCGCCCAGTTTCCTGCCCCGAACTCGGCCCAACGTGCTCGGGGACCTGTTCCTAATCGCGGTCCTGCCAGCTCCGGCCTCGCCCCGCCACCAACTCACTCCTCCAAGCCTTCCAAGCCCAGCCGAAAGGTCCTTCTTACGCCTGGCCACTCTCCTCTGGACTGGGCTCGCATCTCTGGCCCCAACTCTGACCTCCGCGGCGTTGACCCATCAACTCCGTATCTTCGTGTCACACCCTCCATGCTGAAGGTCCAGACCGGCCGTAAGGGCAAGGACGCTTGGATGGCTCTCAATGGCAAGGTGTACAACATTACGCCCTACGCTGACTTCCATCCTGGTGGTGTCCCGGAGCTGTTGCGCGGTGCTGGCCGTGATGGTACCAAGTTGTTTGGTGAGATTCACCCCTGGGTCAACTATGAGACAATGCTGTCTGCTTGTCTTGTGGGATTGCTCGTCGAGGAATCCGAAGGCGTTGAAAGCCAAATGGATGGCATGGATTAG